ATTTCAACGATCCCGAGCAGGTTCCGACCGAGCAATTGCGTTCCTTGGCCGGAGTTTGTGTCGCGCCTGATGCCGATCTGGGTGAAACGCTGGAAAGGTTCGAAATCCCTCAAGGGCGCTACGCCATCCTGAATTACGTTGGCCCCTACAACGAGATGGGCAAAGCCTATGCCTGGATGTTCTCCGAGTGGCTGCCGGACAGTGGCCTGACGCCGGGGAATTTTCCGATGTTCGAAGAGTACGTAAACGATCCGCGCACCACCCCGCCCGCACAGCTGCAGACACGAATCTACCTGTCAGTGGAGTAAATCCGAGCGCTACCGGCAGGGCTGTGGATAACCTCTGCCGGAGCCCTTTGCGGGGGTCTCTACTTGCCGATGCAGAAACTGGAGAAGATTCGCCCCAGCAGGTCATCGGAACTGAAGGCACCGGTGATTTCCCCCAGCGATTGCTGAGCCTGGCGCAGGTCCTCGGCCAGCAGTTCGCCGGCACCGGCCAGGGTCAGCTGTGCCCGGCCATGTTCCAGGGCGGCACTGGCGTAGCGCAGTGCCTCCAGGTGCCGACGGCGTGCGCTGAAACTGCTTTCGGACGTCTGTTCATAACCCATGCAGGCTTTCAGGTGGTCGCGCAGCAGCTCGAGCCCGCTACCGGCAGCCATGGCACTGAGGCTGATGGTGACGTGGCCGTCATCACAGGTTTCCAGGGCGATGGGTTCTCCGGTCAGATCGGCCTTGTTGCGAATCAGGGTGACCTTGGCCGGGTCTGGCCGCTGCTCGAGAAACTCCGGCCACAGGGCGAAGGGGTCCGCCGCTTCCGCCGCAGTGGCGTCCACCACCAGCAACACCCGGTCGGCCTCGCTGATGGCCTTGAGTGCCCGTTCGACACCGATCTTTTCCACCTGGTCCTCGGTATCCCGCAGGCCGGCAGTATCCACCACATGCAGTGGCATGCCATCGATGTGGATATGTTCGCGCAGGATGTCCCGGGTGGTGCCGGCGATATCGGTGACGATTGCCGCCTCGCGTCCGGCCAGGGCATTGAGCAGGCTGGATTTGCCGGCATTGGGACGACCGGCGATGACCACGGTCATGCCGTCACGCAGCAAGGCGCCCTGCCCGGCTTCACGCAGTACTGTGGATAACTCATCGCGCACCGCATCGAGCATGCTCAACACATGGCCATCGGCGAGGAAATCGATTTCCTCCTCGGGAAAATCAATCGCCGCTTCGACATAGATCCGCAAAGCGATCAGCTGCTCGGTCAAGTTATGCACACGCTGGGAGAAAGCCCCCTGCAACGAACGCAAGGCGTTGCGCGCAGCCTGTGCCGAACTGGCTTCGATCAGGTCGGCAATGGCTTCGGCCTGGGCCAGGTCGAGCTTGTCGTTGAGGAATGCACGTTCACTGAATTCTCCCGGCCGGGCCAGGCGGCAGCCCAGTTCCAGGCAACGCTGCAGCAGCATGTCGAGAACAATCGGGCCGCCATGGCCCTGCAGTTCCAGGACGTCTTCCCCGGTGAAGGAGTTCGGCCCCGGAAAATACAGGGCGATGCCCTCGTCCAGAACTTCTTCCCCAGCACTGAGAAACGGACCGTAATGGGCAAACCGCGGCTTGAGTTCACGGCCGCTGATGGCCTTGGCCGCCATGCCCGCCAGGGGGCCGGAAATCCTTACGATACCCACGCCGCCGCGGCCTTGGGCGGTGGCGATGGCGGCGATGGTTTCACGAGGGACATTCATAACCCGACATCCAGACAAAAGTGACAGATAGCAAAACGCCCCACTAGGGGGCGTCTTGTGTGGTTATCCACAGCGTAGGTCAGGCAGCCGCTTTCTTGGTGGCC
This genomic stretch from Pseudomonas sp. Os17 harbors:
- the mnmE gene encoding tRNA uridine-5-carboxymethylaminomethyl(34) synthesis GTPase MnmE is translated as MNVPRETIAAIATAQGRGGVGIVRISGPLAGMAAKAISGRELKPRFAHYGPFLSAGEEVLDEGIALYFPGPNSFTGEDVLELQGHGGPIVLDMLLQRCLELGCRLARPGEFSERAFLNDKLDLAQAEAIADLIEASSAQAARNALRSLQGAFSQRVHNLTEQLIALRIYVEAAIDFPEEEIDFLADGHVLSMLDAVRDELSTVLREAGQGALLRDGMTVVIAGRPNAGKSSLLNALAGREAAIVTDIAGTTRDILREHIHIDGMPLHVVDTAGLRDTEDQVEKIGVERALKAISEADRVLLVVDATAAEAADPFALWPEFLEQRPDPAKVTLIRNKADLTGEPIALETCDDGHVTISLSAMAAGSGLELLRDHLKACMGYEQTSESSFSARRRHLEALRYASAALEHGRAQLTLAGAGELLAEDLRQAQQSLGEITGAFSSDDLLGRIFSSFCIGK